TATTAGAGGATCTGGAGGACCCAGAGTAATTATAGTAAATGTGTTATTATCCGTGTGTTACAGGTTTGGTCACGGTATGTTTCTGGTGTGCTTGGAAAGCCTGTACAAGAAGATCACTGGCTATGATCTGAAGTACGAGGCTCTGATCGGTAAACCCAGCGTAGTCACGTACAACTACGCCGAGCTGCTGGTCAGACAGCAGGCGGAGCGACTCGGCTGGACCACACCTGTGAAGAGGCTGTATGCTATAGGGTGAGCGATTGTTATCTCCTGACTTTTTATCATGTCAAGAAAATCTTTTTGATGTGTTGTCACACTTGTCTCCGTTATTAGCGACAATCCCATGGCAGATATATATGGGGCCAACCTCTACAACAGCTACCTCCAGGCTTCTCGGTCTTCCAAGGCCCAGAAGCAGGCTAAGAGTGGGGGAGGTGGTCTCGAGCCCCTGGCAGAAACTGCGGACGATGGCCCCGAGATGACATCAGCCGAGCTTGGCGGAGCGTCCAGTGTATACGGGGCGGAGCAAGATCTTCCAGACAAGTGCAGCTCCATCCTGGTGTGCACTGGAGTGTACAGCAGAGACCAGCAGGAGCTGCCTTCGGACACAACGCAGACCGTCACAGAGCAACACATCTTCCATGGCCACCGGGACTTCCGCTTCGACCCCAGCCTCACGCAGCCGTCCTTCGTGGTGCAGGATGTAAAGGAGGCGGTGGAGCTGGTGTTCCAGCAGGAGGGCTGGCCCCTGGAGTAGGACTCTTAACACCTCTTAGCCAATAGTAGCAGAACTCGAGGGTGTGTATTCTGTTTTAATATAAGCTTATCCACAGGGTAGATGTAGCTGTTACTATGGCTAATTCTTAAAGATTTCCAAGTGCCACAGAATCAGCTGCAAAAACAAGTAGTAACACCAAATATATGAAGGAAGGCTACAGACGTTTTAATCCGTCATATGTGTCACAgacgctgctgtttttttttattaatatatttttcacaAACAATTCACAGATCACTGTTTCTAATCGCCCAAACTACTGTGCGTACACTGTATAGTCTGAAGTTTGCCCCTGTCTTGCCTTTGTACACAATAATATCAGCTGTCTTTTACAGTTTAGGGCGCAGAGTTACATTCATTTTATATCCGTTTGTTCAATGAGGAGAGCTGAGAAGTCTTTAACTTCAGACTGATCCAGAAAGATCTGTTGACAGTGTCGCAGATAAAGAtggattttgttattttctcaaGAGTCTGCCAAGCCAGGTCATACACAGCGTCCAGCAGGTCTCTTGTGTAGAGCcgttctgcttcctgtttgcacTGCTCTCACATTTCagctggatttgtttttaaactagaTGAACATGTAACCACTAATGCTAAAGAGATTAAGGCGCTAGTTTTCAGTTTAGTACCTCACCAGATTAGAGATTTTAGCCTTAATCAGGAGTATGGTAattctgaaaacaaaataatgttttattttatagagGATCTGCAATTACCACAGTGTTCACAGCAATGGAAAAAGGTGCTATTTTTCTGTCAAGTAGTTTTAGTTGTGAACATTTAATGAATGATTAATGTGAATTTCTGTACTTTTCGAGgagaaaatatttaattacatCACCAGCACTAGTAAAAATGTCATAGTGCCGTTTGTCACGTTTTTAACTGACagatataaaaatgtatgatttgTATTTGACTTCAATTACAGGTTGAAACCGGTAAACACTGGTCATGTACTGTAAGAGCCATACTGTGTGAAAGGACAATTAAAAAGGCACAAAAAGCTGCACATCAAGTGACAACAGTGTGTTTACAGAGTCCTCTGGCAGAGGTGTGGTTTGTAAAGTCATCACATTCAGCAGCAGTTATCCTCAGGAGAAAATTACGAATACATTTCCCAGTTAAAACCTGCATTTTTTTTacctatataaataataataacaaaacctgcactccactcacacacacaatgcaacagacgttgtttctttaaaaaagaatGTAAATaacctccctcctctttttgtttcaaacacacatttagtttTCAGGCTCTCACCACTATTTTTAATCTACACATTCCTTCAGTCCGCTCAGCACCCACACTTTTTATCTGAAGACACAGTACCATGGACGGGGTGAGAGCTGTTACTTAGCATGAACTGGGGTTGGTCTTGAGAGGCCTCGTCTACCATCGTCATGCCGTTGCGTGACAGCAGCTCCCGGGCCATAAGGTTGAACGCCGCCTCCACATTCTGGgcctccttggctgaggtttCCAGAGCAGCAAGGACACTGTTGTTTTCTGCCAGAGTGCAGGCATCCTCGAACAACACCTGCCGCTGATCGAGGAGGTCTGACTTGTTACCTGCAGCGGTGAGCAGAGcaggaaatgttgaaaacagtAGATAGAGATGCTTGCGGTTACAAGTTGGAGAATGCAGattcatcaaaacaacaacGTTTTGATGAATCTGCTGATTCAGTTTTCCAGAAAACCCCAAGTTCAGTTTATTATCATATACAAATGAAAGTAATCATTTCTCACATTTGAGAAACCAGCACCAAACGGTGTTCAGCGTTTTTACTTGAAAAATTACAAACTAAGAAGTGAAAGATCCATATTTTTGTTGATAGACATGTAGATTCATTGAAAACACTTCTACTCAACTGTAGCTTCACTGTGAAGTTGAGAGCAACAGCTGATATAACCACATCTACAGGGGTACTACTGCAACAACAACCTGtacactgccccctgctggatcTCAGAGTGCATTAGTGAAAAGTACTGAGTTGGTGAATGAGATGTTCAGCTTTAAACGTGCACAATTAATACAAATGCAAACTTCAAAAAGAGACCCAGCCAAGGCACTGCTAGTTCGGAGAtcactgtgtgttgtgtagtgaATGAGCACATAGAGCATGATGGGTCGGTCAGTGAACGCTTACAAGAGCTCACCTGACAGGgctgaggaggaaagaaaatctGGGAACCACTTGTGTGTTGTCTCCTTCCATCCTTTCCTCTTTTAACTACAACAACAGCCTATAATTACGTCTTAAAGTTTACTGACTGACCAGTTCTATTTCTTCTTACCTATGAGTATCAGGACCACGCTGGCAGCTCCATACTGCTCCACCTCCCTGATCCAGTGGGGGACAGATTCAAATGTGGTGCGACGGGTAATGTCGTAGGCCACCATCGCCCCATGTGCACTGCGGTAGTAGCTCTGGGTTATGGTGCGGAAACG
This genomic interval from Paralichthys olivaceus isolate ysfri-2021 chromosome 7, ASM2471397v2, whole genome shotgun sequence contains the following:
- the rab19 gene encoding ras-related protein Rab-19, which produces MQWCRWAGSWRSHLPRQSAGPEIEDSFDFLFKIILIGDSDVGKTCVVQRFKSGIFIEKQQNTIGVDFTVRTLDIDGKKIKMQVWDTAGQERFRTITQSYYRSAHGAMVAYDITRRTTFESVPHWIREVEQYGAASVVLILIGNKSDLLDQRQVLFEDACTLAENNSVLAALETSAKEAQNVEAAFNLMARELLSRNGMTMVDEASQDQPQFMLSNSSHPVHGTVSSDKKCGC